In Phacochoerus africanus isolate WHEZ1 chromosome 1, ROS_Pafr_v1, whole genome shotgun sequence, the following are encoded in one genomic region:
- the LOC125113617 gene encoding keratin-associated protein 7-1, with the protein MTRFFCCENYYPGYPCYGTTFHRTYRAMPLNCVVPLGSPLNYGNGCNGYSSLGYSFGGSNISSLGCCYGGSFYRPWGSGSGFGYSTY; encoded by the coding sequence ATGACTCGTTTCTTCTGCTGTGAAAACTACTACCCGGGCTATCCTTGCTATGGAACCACTTTCCACAGGACCTACAGAGCTATGCCCCTGAACTGTGTCGTGCCCCTGGGTTCTCCCCTGAACTACGGTAATGGATgcaatggctacagctccctgGGCTATAGCTTTGGTGGCAGCAACATTAGCAGCCTGGGCTGTTGCTATGGTGGCAGCTTTTACAGGCCAtggggctctggctctggctttgGCTACAGCACCTACTGA